The Metabacillus litoralis genome contains a region encoding:
- a CDS encoding DUF421 domain-containing protein, with translation MDLDLIWKSVIIVIGGTILLRIAGRKSISQMTLAQVVIMIGIGSLLVQPLVGKNVWTTLVVGLTLVLTLVLVEFTQIKSDKLEKFISGKAKILIKDGKLQEDQLKKLRLSVDLLEMKLRQSNVNKMEDIKYATLEPNGQIGFELKENKKPATKEDINMILQEIQQIKQSMGFIPLDLNMQQNQSSTQDTTLFTEITKGKHRPTPPSHLQ, from the coding sequence ATGGATTTGGATTTAATCTGGAAAAGTGTCATTATTGTGATTGGTGGGACAATCCTCTTAAGGATAGCAGGAAGAAAGTCAATCTCGCAAATGACATTGGCTCAAGTTGTAATTATGATTGGAATTGGATCTTTACTTGTACAACCTTTAGTTGGGAAAAATGTGTGGACCACATTAGTAGTTGGTTTAACTCTCGTCCTAACCCTTGTCCTAGTGGAATTTACTCAAATTAAATCTGATAAACTCGAGAAATTCATTTCAGGAAAAGCAAAAATCTTAATTAAAGATGGCAAACTACAAGAAGATCAATTAAAAAAGCTTCGTCTTTCAGTTGACTTATTGGAAATGAAGTTAAGACAATCAAATGTTAATAAGATGGAAGATATTAAATATGCAACATTAGAACCAAATGGGCAAATTGGTTTTGAACTAAAAGAGAACAAAAAGCCAGCAACAAAAGAAGATATAAACATGATCTTACAGGAAATTCAGCAAATAAAACAATCAATGGGGTTCATTCCATTAGACCTTAATATGCAGCAAAATCAATCATCAACACAGGATACCACTTTATTTACTGAAATAACAAAAGGTAAACACAGACCAACACCTCCTAGTCATCTTCAATAA
- a CDS encoding DUF418 domain-containing protein — protein sequence MTNRFKIIDTIRGLALFGILLVNMKSFQSSEFIDTMFGKTSYKDDFDQGLYYFLQLFIQMKFYPMFSFLFGLGFYLFMIKSTLSNFVSRTLFLFLIGMIHLIFIWYGDILHVYAITSVFLIFFHKLSSKTVAIWSISLLFAYHFFLFMTIFVPASTIPTANQSQVALEYIQMYKEAPYFEWVLFRFNIEVLPVLQQLPIVMIPVLGWFLLGLFAGKEKLYERNHTNIVRMKNWWKISLFLGLITVCLNGLALLTKFDDSIAYFLTSLSGLFLAVFYLTTSYLFSSRTFFKKILSPFQYVGRMSLTNYLAQSVIVIFFFRFFQLYNTLTLTEGLLISVAIFFIQLCFSYLWLLYFHYGPVEWIWRSFTYQKISPFFINKELNTFKIQK from the coding sequence ATGACAAACAGATTCAAAATAATTGATACAATTCGCGGCCTTGCATTGTTTGGGATACTTCTCGTTAATATGAAGAGCTTTCAATCTTCAGAGTTCATTGATACGATGTTCGGTAAAACTTCTTATAAAGATGATTTTGATCAAGGACTTTATTACTTTTTGCAACTGTTTATTCAAATGAAATTTTACCCCATGTTTTCCTTTTTATTTGGATTGGGTTTTTATCTTTTTATGATTAAATCAACTCTTTCCAACTTTGTTTCAAGAACACTTTTTCTATTTTTGATAGGAATGATTCACCTTATCTTTATTTGGTATGGTGACATTTTACATGTTTACGCGATAACAAGTGTGTTTCTCATCTTCTTCCATAAGCTTTCGAGCAAAACGGTTGCAATATGGAGTATAAGCTTATTATTTGCTTATCATTTTTTTCTTTTCATGACTATATTCGTTCCTGCTTCGACGATTCCAACAGCGAACCAAAGTCAAGTCGCATTAGAGTATATTCAAATGTATAAGGAAGCTCCTTATTTTGAGTGGGTGTTGTTTCGCTTTAACATTGAAGTATTGCCGGTACTTCAACAGCTACCAATTGTCATGATTCCTGTATTAGGATGGTTTTTATTAGGTTTGTTCGCAGGAAAAGAGAAGCTATATGAGCGAAACCATACAAATATAGTTCGTATGAAAAACTGGTGGAAAATTAGTTTATTTTTAGGCTTGATCACAGTATGTTTGAATGGACTAGCTTTACTCACAAAATTTGATGACAGTATTGCCTATTTTCTTACTAGCTTGAGTGGTCTTTTTCTTGCTGTTTTTTATCTCACGACGAGCTATTTGTTTAGCAGTCGGACTTTTTTCAAGAAGATTCTTTCCCCCTTCCAATATGTTGGGAGAATGTCACTGACCAATTATTTAGCTCAATCCGTAATCGTCATTTTCTTTTTTCGTTTTTTTCAGTTGTATAACACCCTAACTCTTACTGAAGGGTTGCTAATTAGTGTAGCTATCTTTTTTATACAGCTTTGCTTTAGTTATTTATGGTTATTATATTTCCACTATGGTCCAGTAGAATGGATTTGGCGCAGCTTTACTTATCAAAAAATAAGTCCTTTTTTCATAAACAAAGAATTAAACACGTTTAAGATCCAAAAATAA
- a CDS encoding H-type small acid-soluble spore protein — MDMNRVKQILSSSADIKVMYNGSSVWIDELHEEQGMVTCHLRGPLEERSQVSVAELKEVE, encoded by the coding sequence ATGGATATGAATCGAGTAAAACAAATTTTATCTTCATCTGCTGATATTAAAGTCATGTATAATGGTAGTTCTGTTTGGATTGATGAGTTGCATGAAGAGCAAGGAATGGTTACTTGTCATTTAAGAGGGCCACTTGAAGAACGTTCACAGGTAAGTGTTGCAGAGCTAAAAGAAGTAGAGTAA
- a CDS encoding cold-inducible protein YdjO-related protein: MRFQQQVEKPPEVSLKIWTCGSEDCNGWMRDNFKSNEEPDCPLCGHAMIEGERTLPVLENFSAVSHKKE; this comes from the coding sequence ATGAGATTTCAACAACAAGTTGAAAAACCACCAGAGGTAAGCTTAAAAATTTGGACTTGTGGATCAGAAGATTGTAACGGTTGGATGCGTGATAATTTTAAATCAAACGAAGAGCCTGATTGTCCTCTTTGTGGACACGCAATGATTGAAGGAGAACGCACATTACCTGTTCTAGAGAATTTTTCCGCTGTGAGCCACAAAAAGGAATAA
- a CDS encoding serine/threonine protein kinase yields MCTVDPFDPVVVKNIPNGWKLIGRGNFAAVFTHPSLDGKVVKVYAENREGITEEIMVYQKLGKHNAYSRLYEYGERYLVLKNLVGITLYQALRMGTFIPKTVIKDVDSALQFAKSKGLNPTDIHGKNITMKDGKGYIVDVSDFLKTYSCPKWKHFKKCYYLIYLPLFKNIRIPFPYWLLERIRKSYQFYLLVTGFRRKQELYSNKNRMN; encoded by the coding sequence TTGTGTACAGTAGATCCATTCGATCCCGTTGTTGTAAAAAACATACCGAACGGATGGAAACTAATTGGTAGAGGTAATTTTGCAGCTGTATTTACTCATCCTTCTTTAGACGGAAAAGTAGTAAAGGTTTATGCTGAAAACCGTGAAGGAATTACAGAAGAAATCATGGTTTATCAAAAACTTGGAAAACACAATGCATATTCAAGATTATATGAGTATGGTGAAAGATATCTTGTTCTTAAAAATTTAGTAGGAATTACGCTTTACCAAGCTCTTAGAATGGGAACATTTATACCAAAAACTGTAATTAAGGATGTAGACAGTGCCTTACAATTTGCTAAATCAAAAGGACTAAATCCTACTGATATACATGGAAAGAATATTACAATGAAGGACGGTAAAGGGTATATAGTTGATGTTTCTGACTTTCTAAAAACCTATTCCTGCCCTAAGTGGAAGCACTTTAAAAAGTGTTACTATTTAATCTATCTACCATTATTTAAAAACATTCGTATCCCTTTCCCTTATTGGCTACTAGAAAGAATTCGCAAAAGCTATCAATTTTACTTACTAGTAACTGGCTTTAGAAGAAAACAAGAATTATATAGCAATAAAAATAGAATGAACTAA
- the proC gene encoding pyrroline-5-carboxylate reductase produces the protein MKNSILFIGAGRMAEAIISGLYQKSDEQINYIYVSNRSNPERLTELAKKYKANAIHDIEMFIKRVDVIVLAIPPGEHKDILKRISPYITNQLIVTVAAGIGPAYLEANLPPNTPVGWIMPNTAATIGHSISLYTYGKFVTDKHKKQMEMLVNAIGASQYCTEQQIHDLTAVTGSAPAFVYLFVETLIEFTEKMGVSSEVAEKLVNEMVIGSAEMLKGNLSARELREQVTTPGGATAEGIKVLQHGQFTQLVQQAVIATNKKAKGEE, from the coding sequence ATGAAAAATTCGATTTTATTTATTGGTGCAGGCAGAATGGCTGAGGCAATCATATCTGGGCTATACCAAAAAAGCGATGAACAAATAAATTATATATATGTTTCGAACAGATCAAATCCAGAGAGACTTACTGAATTAGCTAAAAAGTATAAAGCTAATGCAATACATGATATTGAAATGTTTATTAAAAGAGTAGATGTTATTGTTTTGGCGATACCACCCGGTGAACATAAAGATATTCTTAAGAGAATAAGTCCTTACATAACTAACCAGTTAATTGTAACAGTAGCAGCAGGAATTGGACCTGCCTATTTAGAGGCTAACCTTCCACCTAACACTCCTGTTGGATGGATTATGCCAAATACGGCGGCTACTATCGGTCATTCCATATCACTTTATACATATGGAAAGTTTGTCACAGATAAACATAAGAAACAAATGGAAATGCTAGTAAATGCGATTGGGGCATCACAATATTGCACGGAACAACAAATTCATGACTTAACTGCCGTTACAGGGAGTGCACCAGCTTTTGTTTATCTCTTCGTTGAAACACTAATAGAGTTTACAGAAAAGATGGGGGTATCATCTGAAGTGGCTGAGAAATTAGTGAACGAAATGGTAATAGGATCGGCAGAGATGCTTAAAGGAAATCTTTCTGCGCGGGAACTAAGGGAACAAGTAACAACACCCGGAGGTGCGACAGCAGAAGGGATCAAGGTGTTACAACATGGTCAGTTTACTCAACTTGTCCAACAGGCTGTTATTGCAACAAATAAAAAAGCAAAGGGAGAAGAATAA
- a CDS encoding general stress protein, with the protein MKPYIEEFQNEDKLEQAVNNLKNKGVQANDLYVLTHDDERTERISDKAETNVIGIEETGLNQAVENFFSKKGDELRNQLYEIGLSEDEAQTYEEKLDEGKALLIVTNAEQYHLV; encoded by the coding sequence ATGAAACCTTATATTGAAGAATTCCAAAATGAAGACAAGCTGGAGCAAGCTGTTAATAATCTTAAAAATAAAGGTGTACAGGCTAATGACCTTTATGTGTTAACACATGATGACGAACGAACAGAAAGAATTTCTGATAAAGCAGAAACAAATGTGATTGGTATTGAGGAAACAGGTTTAAATCAAGCTGTTGAAAACTTTTTTAGTAAAAAAGGTGACGAACTCCGAAATCAATTATATGAAATAGGGTTATCAGAAGATGAAGCACAAACATATGAAGAAAAACTTGATGAAGGAAAAGCTTTATTAATTGTAACAAATGCTGAACAATATCATTTAGTATAA
- a CDS encoding cupredoxin domain-containing protein has protein sequence MRFIFIRKSWLFFLFVAIVMGSLYYFSNDVVPTFQNSAEKDTNIVINMVTGEFTTTTSDGKKIEAYRWDPGTIVIPRDKDITLSIIGVNGEEHPFYIEGTDIKGTVKKGEETVIPLHFKEEGTYRLICDTHSHDGQQVPMIAYIVVD, from the coding sequence ATGCGGTTTATTTTTATTCGCAAGAGCTGGTTGTTTTTTCTTTTTGTCGCAATTGTCATGGGTAGCTTGTATTACTTCTCGAATGATGTTGTGCCAACATTTCAAAATAGCGCTGAAAAAGATACGAACATTGTTATAAATATGGTAACCGGAGAATTTACGACAACAACATCAGATGGTAAGAAAATTGAAGCTTATCGCTGGGATCCAGGTACAATTGTTATTCCACGAGATAAAGATATTACACTAAGTATTATTGGTGTGAACGGTGAGGAGCATCCTTTTTATATAGAAGGTACTGATATTAAAGGTACTGTTAAAAAAGGAGAAGAGACAGTTATTCCACTTCATTTCAAGGAAGAAGGAACTTATCGTCTTATTTGTGATACGCACTCTCATGATGGTCAACAAGTCCCAATGATTGCATACATTGTTGTTGATTAA
- a CDS encoding DHH family phosphoesterase: MKKILLSHNDLDGVSCGILAKFAFKEDVEVHYHSVNSLDYHVEQLLDQQDLDKEVYITDLSVNKENEEKLEKFSKNGGQIRLIDHHKTALHCNQYEWGIVKVEEKEGKLASATSLLYSYLVENNIISSRPILDEYVELVRQYDTWEWEKNENIQAKRLNDLLYMQSIEEFEASMLDRLLTFDHFSFSEFEGKILDIEEKKTERYIRRKKRELVQSFLGDVCIGIVHAESYHSELGNELGKEHPHLDCISILNMGNKKISFRTIHDHTDVSEIASRYGGGGHAKAAGCSLTIDAYKEFIEKPFSIKPLRTDFIHNKMNLKNHCSHFENAEKDQFLLYKNKEDIWNIEKNHKLLSNQFSSYEEAERFVKRTYSVHLSKDEKLVQYLLDSYERSK, encoded by the coding sequence ATGAAAAAAATTTTATTATCACATAATGATTTAGATGGGGTAAGTTGTGGCATTCTTGCTAAATTTGCGTTTAAGGAAGATGTTGAAGTACATTACCATTCTGTCAATAGTTTAGATTATCATGTTGAGCAATTGCTTGATCAGCAGGACTTAGATAAGGAAGTATACATAACTGATTTATCTGTTAATAAAGAAAATGAGGAGAAGTTAGAAAAGTTCTCCAAAAATGGAGGACAGATAAGATTAATTGATCATCATAAAACAGCTCTTCACTGTAATCAGTATGAGTGGGGAATTGTGAAGGTAGAAGAAAAAGAAGGAAAGTTGGCTTCTGCTACATCACTTCTTTATTCCTACTTAGTTGAGAACAACATTATATCGTCTCGACCAATCTTGGATGAGTATGTTGAACTAGTACGTCAATATGATACGTGGGAATGGGAAAAGAATGAGAATATTCAAGCTAAAAGATTAAATGATCTTCTATATATGCAATCAATAGAAGAGTTTGAAGCAAGCATGTTAGATAGGTTGTTAACATTTGATCATTTTTCATTTAGTGAGTTTGAAGGGAAAATTCTCGATATTGAAGAAAAGAAAACGGAACGTTACATTAGACGTAAAAAAAGAGAGTTAGTGCAATCGTTTTTAGGTGATGTATGTATAGGGATTGTTCACGCTGAATCTTATCATTCTGAATTAGGAAATGAATTAGGAAAGGAACATCCACACCTTGATTGTATTTCAATATTAAATATGGGAAATAAAAAGATTAGTTTTCGGACAATACATGATCATACTGATGTTTCTGAAATTGCCTCAAGATATGGTGGTGGGGGGCATGCAAAAGCAGCTGGATGTTCCTTAACAATCGATGCTTATAAAGAATTTATTGAAAAACCTTTTTCAATAAAGCCATTACGCACAGACTTCATTCACAATAAAATGAACTTAAAAAATCATTGTTCGCATTTCGAAAATGCTGAAAAGGATCAATTCTTACTTTACAAAAATAAAGAAGATATTTGGAATATCGAAAAAAATCATAAGTTACTTTCAAATCAATTCTCAAGCTATGAAGAAGCAGAACGCTTTGTTAAAAGAACTTATTCTGTTCATTTATCAAAAGATGAGAAGCTCGTTCAATATTTATTAGATTCCTATGAGCGATCTAAGTAA
- a CDS encoding GNAT family N-acetyltransferase gives MSEQNRRIRDANLDDLPRIVEIYNSSIPGQLATADLQEVTVESRLKWFHEHNAHQRPLWVLEEDGTIVGWLSFQSFYGRPAYDATAEVSIYLDPSVHGKGYARVLMERAISQSPELGLKTLLAFVFGHNSPSIKLFESYNFERWAHLPRIANMDGVERDLVILGKRVCD, from the coding sequence ATGAGTGAACAGAATCGTAGAATAAGAGATGCAAATCTTGATGACCTTCCTAGGATTGTTGAAATATATAACAGCTCTATTCCAGGGCAGCTTGCAACAGCTGATTTACAAGAGGTGACTGTAGAAAGCAGATTAAAGTGGTTTCATGAACATAACGCACATCAACGACCATTATGGGTGTTAGAAGAGGATGGCACTATTGTTGGCTGGCTAAGCTTTCAATCTTTTTATGGGAGACCTGCTTATGATGCAACAGCAGAAGTAAGTATTTATCTTGATCCTTCGGTTCACGGAAAAGGCTACGCTCGTGTTTTAATGGAGCGGGCTATATCTCAAAGTCCCGAGCTGGGATTAAAAACGTTGTTAGCGTTTGTATTTGGTCACAATTCACCTAGTATTAAGCTCTTTGAAAGCTACAATTTTGAAAGATGGGCACACCTACCAAGAATTGCAAACATGGATGGTGTAGAACGAGATTTAGTTATTCTCGGTAAAAGAGTATGTGATTAA
- a CDS encoding helix-turn-helix domain-containing protein, protein MDSKAKLILHPVRMKIVQTLIGSKEYTVQQIAARLTDVPQATLYRHLNKLLEAEVIKVVKENQIRGTVEKIYALNEHEVSNKRELTKLSKDEHLNLFLTFMTHLLGQYENYLNQENIDLIKDGVSYRQAMVYLTDQEFQEFIQELSQVYKKVLDNEPSNDRKARHLSTIFVPEAKK, encoded by the coding sequence GTGGATTCAAAAGCTAAACTAATCCTTCATCCAGTAAGAATGAAAATCGTTCAAACACTAATAGGAAGCAAAGAATATACTGTTCAGCAAATTGCAGCTAGATTAACAGATGTACCACAAGCAACATTATATCGTCATCTAAATAAATTATTAGAGGCTGAAGTTATAAAAGTTGTAAAGGAGAACCAAATAAGAGGTACGGTCGAAAAAATCTATGCCTTAAATGAACATGAGGTATCTAATAAGAGAGAGTTAACAAAATTATCTAAAGATGAACATTTAAACTTATTTTTAACCTTTATGACTCATCTACTTGGACAGTATGAAAATTATTTAAACCAAGAAAATATTGATCTAATAAAAGATGGAGTAAGTTATCGGCAGGCTATGGTGTACTTAACAGATCAAGAATTTCAAGAATTTATTCAAGAACTTTCACAAGTATATAAAAAAGTATTAGATAATGAACCATCAAATGATCGAAAAGCTCGACATCTGTCGACAATTTTTGTTCCGGAAGCAAAAAAGTAG
- a CDS encoding DUF6501 family protein has product MIHKTWQNSKAVKKVKCIHTNAEKYMVDRALTAGNEYDVQNETEEFFFVIDNTGKVGGYYKDYFEVIE; this is encoded by the coding sequence ATGATACATAAAACATGGCAAAATTCTAAAGCAGTTAAGAAAGTAAAATGTATTCATACGAATGCTGAAAAATATATGGTAGATCGAGCTTTAACAGCAGGAAATGAGTATGATGTACAAAATGAAACAGAGGAATTTTTCTTTGTTATTGACAATACCGGTAAAGTCGGTGGGTATTACAAAGACTATTTTGAAGTGATTGAATAA
- a CDS encoding MDR family MFS transporter, translating to MWKQLKDVSPVTLNILIGTLFGRLATSMCIPFLAIYLTQEKHVSPSTTGAIIAISSLVGIASSFYGGYLSDLWGRKRVLLISVFAWGLVFVGFAFTHSILGFFMMNALNGLCRSVFEPTSRAMLSDLTVEKNRLVIFNLRYTAINVGVTFGPLIGLKLGAAASTTPFIFAGITYFLYGMVLLYTLRKYNDKVNITNNNLVQLKDAVQIVRKDHIFLYSLVGLVLCITGYSQFSSTLPQYFSSSELFKNGAELFSYLLTLNAITVIVLQFPLIKIGKKYSPLVSIMIGNVVICLGLLGFAFSQELPLLIMMMIIFTIGEILMFSMTDLLIDQLAKPDLKGTYFGAMGFTQLGNVIGPWIGGILLEQFGANKPFYLFGTLVMITIVALPILLYVKYEMKKKSVAVEVAIPQ from the coding sequence ATGTGGAAACAGTTAAAAGATGTTAGTCCGGTTACATTGAATATTTTAATCGGGACTTTATTTGGACGTTTAGCAACATCGATGTGTATACCGTTTTTAGCCATATACTTAACACAGGAAAAACATGTATCACCGTCTACAACAGGTGCTATCATCGCAATTAGCTCTCTTGTTGGCATTGCATCAAGCTTTTATGGTGGATATTTATCAGATTTATGGGGAAGAAAAAGAGTTCTGTTAATCTCTGTTTTTGCTTGGGGACTCGTTTTTGTAGGGTTTGCTTTTACTCATTCCATTTTAGGTTTTTTTATGATGAATGCATTAAACGGTTTATGTCGTTCTGTTTTTGAACCAACTTCCAGGGCCATGCTTTCAGATTTAACGGTTGAAAAAAATCGTTTAGTGATCTTCAATCTTCGCTATACAGCAATAAATGTCGGTGTTACATTTGGACCGTTAATCGGACTTAAACTTGGGGCAGCTGCTAGCACAACTCCATTTATATTTGCGGGAATAACGTATTTTCTATATGGAATGGTTTTACTATATACGTTGAGGAAATACAATGACAAAGTAAACATAACGAATAATAACCTTGTTCAGTTAAAAGATGCAGTCCAAATTGTCCGTAAAGATCATATTTTTTTATATAGTCTTGTTGGACTTGTATTATGTATTACCGGATATTCTCAATTTAGCTCAACACTGCCGCAATACTTTTCAAGCTCGGAGTTATTCAAAAATGGAGCAGAATTATTTTCATATTTACTAACTTTAAATGCAATTACAGTTATTGTTTTGCAATTTCCATTAATAAAAATTGGAAAAAAATATTCCCCGCTTGTTTCAATAATGATTGGGAATGTGGTCATTTGCTTAGGACTTTTAGGTTTTGCTTTTAGTCAAGAATTGCCACTATTAATTATGATGATGATCATTTTTACGATTGGTGAAATCTTAATGTTCTCTATGACAGATTTACTTATCGATCAGCTTGCAAAGCCTGATCTAAAAGGAACATATTTTGGTGCTATGGGTTTTACACAACTTGGGAATGTCATCGGTCCATGGATTGGCGGAATTTTATTAGAGCAATTTGGAGCGAACAAGCCATTTTATCTTTTTGGTACTTTAGTGATGATAACAATTGTCGCTTTGCCAATCTTACTTTATGTAAAATATGAAATGAAAAAGAAAAGTGTGGCTGTTGAAGTTGCCATTCCACAATAA